From a region of the Neobacillus niacini genome:
- a CDS encoding DUF1643 domain-containing protein, which yields MKKVLEGFEIVNLQNHFIGIIVYLFAFNSTNPDKLKRVNNPIGFNNDAFIIKAVRDAETVKLAWDGEKRRYLARDEQVID from the coding sequence GTGAAAAAAGTATTAGAAGGATTTGAAATAGTTAATCTACAAAACCACTTCATTGGTATAATTGTGTACCTATTTGCGTTTAACTCAACAAACCCAGATAAATTAAAAAGAGTTAACAATCCTATAGGTTTTAATAATGATGCATTCATAATTAAAGCAGTACGCGATGCTGAAACTGTTAAACTAGCTTGGGATGGGGAGAAGAGGAGGTATTTGGCACGTGATGAACAGGTTATAGATTAA